GAAATTACAGACACGTTTTAATTTGCTCATTGTCAATCTGACATTGGCTGACCTCCTGTATTGTACATTTCTTCAGCCCTTCTCAATAGATGCATACCTCCACCTTTACTGGAGAAGTGGTGCCACCTTCTGTCGAGTGTTTGGGATGTTGCTTTTTGTCTCCAATTCAGTGTCCATCCTGAACTTGTGTCTTATTGCTGTCAGCCGTTACATTCTAATTACCAACAATAAACTCTTTGACAGAATCTTCTCCAGGCTTGGAACAGCACTCATTCTTCTGGCAACCTGGGTGGTAGGCTTTGCTAGCTTTGCACCACTCTGGCCTGTTTTCGTTTTAGTACCTAAAGTATGCACCTGCAGCTTCCATCGCATTAAAGGAAGACCTTACACAACCATTCTCatggcattttattttgttattggcCTCAGTTGCATTGGTGTCTTTTATTTCCTTATTCACCGCAAAGTTAAATCTGCTGCCAAGGCCTTGGACCAATACAAACTTTCAATCAAGCCAAAAACCAAAGAACAGGTTGTTGACATCAATTCAACCACCCCAGGCTCATATCATGACATGGACAGTGGAGTAGATACTGCAGCTTCCAGTGAGATCATTTCAGAACAGGTTCTGTCCTCCAAAAGTAACATCTCTTCACAATCTACCGATCATGGAAGATCTGTCACACTGTCCCAGCCCAAGGACACCGGTTCCGACTTCAAAAAAGTCACACGGATGTGCTTTGTggtctttattttctttgtggTCAGCTACATCCCGTTTCTACTACTCAACATCTTTGATGCTAAAAGCAGAGCCCCACAGATGCTTCACATGATGGCTGCGAATCTTACCTGGCTTAATAGTTGCATCAACCCAATTCTTTATGCAGCCATGAACCGTCAATTCCGTGATGCTTACAGAAGAGTTCTTACGTTAACCATGAGCAAGATAACAAGATCATAAAGAAACCACCATGTGGTTGgttgttccttttttatttttttaaacaaactggTGTCATTTATGAACTCTGGTGTTTATATTTAAAGCACATACAAATACTTAACTCTTAACAAAAGAGGTATTTTGACATATGAatggcagaattttttttcactaatGTATTGCAGAACATTCCATTGTACCTTAGTTTCCCTTACTCtaaatatgtgtaaaaatgtatataaaatgaatatttctaaatgtacataataaatctttatattattgttacttttgtgtttttttttcccccctactTCTTTTGAAAAGAAAGCAATAGTAACTTGTCACTGGATTTAAATCCAATTGTTTATTTCCACAAGATAACACTcatggctttttttaaagaaataacagTTCATTTAAAGCTAACAACCTCACAGCCAATGCCTTTAAATGAGGTGAGGATTTGTACACATGCATTTCTC
This sequence is a window from Spea bombifrons isolate aSpeBom1 chromosome 2, aSpeBom1.2.pri, whole genome shotgun sequence. Protein-coding genes within it:
- the GPR84 gene encoding G-protein coupled receptor 84, producing the protein MNDSTDSNFSCYNPSIVEYRYFGVTWGIIVSVVGTVGNVLTVLAYLLDKKLQTRFNLLIVNLTLADLLYCTFLQPFSIDAYLHLYWRSGATFCRVFGMLLFVSNSVSILNLCLIAVSRYILITNNKLFDRIFSRLGTALILLATWVVGFASFAPLWPVFVLVPKVCTCSFHRIKGRPYTTILMAFYFVIGLSCIGVFYFLIHRKVKSAAKALDQYKLSIKPKTKEQVVDINSTTPGSYHDMDSGVDTAASSEIISEQVLSSKSNISSQSTDHGRSVTLSQPKDTGSDFKKVTRMCFVVFIFFVVSYIPFLLLNIFDAKSRAPQMLHMMAANLTWLNSCINPILYAAMNRQFRDAYRRVLTLTMSKITRS